Proteins encoded by one window of Candidatus Odinarchaeum yellowstonii:
- a CDS encoding 50S ribosomal protein L13 produces the protein MSEYKIIDATNAILGRLSSIVAKRLLEGDKIMIINAEKAVISGKKHQVIAQYKAKTNIRTATAPWKGPFHYKRPDRILKRTVRGMLPFKTTRGREAYRRLKVYIGVPEGVKLETIETIKDVSAGKLKNKYITIKELSKELGWIYEGD, from the coding sequence ATGAGTGAATACAAGATTATTGATGCAACCAACGCTATTCTCGGAAGACTTTCCAGTATAGTTGCTAAACGCCTCTTAGAAGGGGATAAAATAATGATCATAAACGCTGAGAAAGCGGTCATCTCAGGTAAAAAACATCAAGTAATAGCTCAATATAAAGCTAAAACGAATATTAGAACAGCTACAGCTCCGTGGAAAGGGCCTTTCCACTATAAACGACCTGATCGAATTTTAAAGAGAACCGTCAGAGGTATGCTACCGTTTAAAACAACAAGAGGTAGAGAAGCTTACAGGAGACTGAAAGTATATATAGGTGTCCCGGAGGGGGTTAAATTAGAGACAATTGAAACAATTAAAGATGTTAGCGCTGGTAAACTTAAAAATAAATATATCACTATAAAAGAACTTTCAAAAGAGTTAGGCTGGATTTACGAGGGCGATTAA
- a CDS encoding 50S ribosomal protein L18e produces MVKPTGPTDKNIQDLIIKLKKKKAKVWLAVAEQLSKPRRLRPEVNLDKINRVAHDNDIIAVAGKILGRGELTKKVTLTAVNISQSALTKLSKSGSTYISLPDYIERNPDGKGVLLIK; encoded by the coding sequence ATGGTTAAACCAACAGGACCTACTGATAAAAACATTCAAGATCTAATAATAAAATTAAAAAAGAAGAAGGCGAAAGTTTGGCTTGCAGTAGCTGAGCAACTTTCTAAACCAAGAAGACTCCGTCCTGAAGTTAACTTAGATAAAATTAACAGAGTTGCTCACGATAATGATATTATCGCCGTAGCTGGGAAAATTCTTGGAAGAGGAGAGTTAACTAAAAAAGTTACTTTAACAGCGGTTAACATATCTCAATCAGCTTTAACAAAACTCTCAAAGTCAGGTTCAACATACATAAGTTTACCTGATTACATAGAGAGAAACCCGGACGGTAAAGGAGTATTATTAATTAAATAG